One Clavibacter zhangzhiyongii genomic region harbors:
- a CDS encoding isochorismate synthase, with protein MTATRVRALLVDTTPVDSIARLVPLLDARHPLLWLRHGSGMGGIGEALRLEFTGPDRVRDAAAAWREVAAAARVTDPLGIPGTGLIAFGAFAFADDSAAASVLVVPRVVVGRRDGVSWVTRIRLAEPEADDVASPLDDLAAGSVPVPERSGAEYRLHLRPGSQGPEGYEESVARAVAAIEAGDVQKVVLARDLVGRLPLGGDLRLALSRFALGYPDCWTYAVDGLIGASPETLVRVGGGTVGARVLAGTVSRGADARADAAAAAGLAASPKDNEEHAFARDSVLDALRPHSRDLSTTDAPFTLKLPNLWHLASDVTGTLGDGSSSLDLVAALHPTAAVAGHPTAAALELIAQLEPFDRGRYAGPVGWVSADGDGEWAIALRGAQVDPSGAIVAHAGAGIVAGSDPERERAETAMKFRPVVEALG; from the coding sequence GTGACCGCCACCCGCGTCCGAGCGCTCCTCGTCGACACCACCCCCGTCGACTCGATCGCACGACTCGTCCCCCTCCTCGACGCCCGGCACCCGCTCCTGTGGCTGCGGCACGGATCCGGGATGGGCGGCATCGGCGAGGCGCTCCGCCTGGAGTTCACGGGCCCCGACCGCGTGCGCGACGCCGCCGCCGCATGGCGCGAGGTGGCCGCGGCCGCGCGCGTGACGGATCCGCTCGGGATCCCCGGCACCGGCCTCATCGCGTTCGGCGCCTTCGCGTTCGCGGACGACTCGGCGGCCGCGAGCGTGCTCGTCGTGCCGCGCGTCGTCGTCGGGCGGCGCGACGGGGTGTCGTGGGTCACCAGGATCCGGCTGGCCGAGCCGGAGGCCGACGACGTCGCCTCCCCCCTCGACGACCTGGCCGCGGGATCCGTCCCCGTGCCCGAGCGCTCCGGCGCCGAGTACCGCCTGCACCTGCGCCCCGGATCCCAGGGCCCCGAGGGCTACGAGGAGTCCGTCGCGCGCGCCGTCGCGGCCATCGAGGCCGGCGACGTGCAGAAGGTCGTGCTCGCGCGCGACCTCGTCGGGCGCCTGCCGCTCGGCGGCGACCTCCGGCTCGCGCTCAGCCGCTTCGCGCTCGGCTACCCGGACTGCTGGACGTACGCGGTCGACGGGCTCATCGGCGCGAGCCCCGAGACGCTCGTGCGCGTGGGCGGCGGAACGGTCGGCGCGCGCGTGCTCGCCGGCACGGTCTCCCGCGGCGCGGACGCCCGGGCCGACGCCGCAGCGGCCGCCGGGCTCGCCGCGAGCCCCAAGGACAACGAGGAGCACGCCTTCGCGCGCGACAGCGTGCTCGACGCGCTGCGCCCGCACAGCCGCGACCTCTCCACCACCGACGCGCCCTTCACGTTGAAGCTGCCGAACCTGTGGCACCTGGCGAGCGACGTCACGGGCACGCTGGGCGACGGATCCTCGTCGCTCGACCTCGTCGCCGCGCTGCACCCGACGGCCGCGGTCGCCGGGCACCCCACCGCCGCCGCGCTGGAGCTCATCGCCCAGCTCGAGCCCTTCGACCGCGGCCGCTACGCCGGGCCGGTCGGCTGGGTCTCCGCGGACGGCGACGGCGAGTGGGCCATCGCGCTGCGGGGCGCCCAGGTGGATCCGTCGGGCGCGATCGTCGCGCACGCGGGCGCGGGCATCGTCGCGGGATCCGACCCCGAGCGCGAGCGCGCCGAGACGGCCATGAAGTTCCGACCGGTCGTGGAGGCGCTGGGCTAG
- a CDS encoding MFS transporter yields MTAARTPPPARTGYLAVLALPGALRVFLPAMLGRLSFAMVALALLLLVQARTGSFAAAGLATGAFGLANVLASPVRARLVDAHGQRPVLVALAVAHAAGLVGVLAVVRMGAPVGVVVVTAALAGLAMPPLGAAMRVVWAALVPDARMRTRAYSLDAVGEEVVFTVGPLVVAALVAVADPEVAVLASAAASVLGTLGMTSSRLSRAQGARQAPPEGQSTRDGRARRRSADPLRQPLVIPLLVTLLGVGAVLGSVEVAVAALAERAGSTALAGPLLAAFAAGSAVGGLAYGTRAWRAPARIRLVVLVAAMLAATAVLAAVASRVPAAPDARALILLAAALVPVGLFLAPAMVTGYLLADAQTEPSVRTEASAWVNTAVNTGVALAAAAVGAVVDAAGPLAGIGVGVVAALVVTGIAAPALLRRRATAERAEAEAEAEAPADGTAS; encoded by the coding sequence GTGACCGCCGCCCGCACGCCGCCGCCCGCCCGCACCGGCTACCTCGCCGTCCTGGCGCTGCCCGGCGCGCTCCGCGTGTTCCTCCCGGCGATGCTCGGCCGGCTCTCCTTCGCGATGGTCGCGCTCGCGCTGCTGCTCCTGGTCCAGGCGCGCACCGGGTCCTTCGCCGCCGCCGGCCTCGCGACCGGCGCGTTCGGTCTCGCGAACGTGCTGGCGTCGCCCGTCCGCGCCCGGCTCGTGGACGCCCACGGACAGCGTCCCGTGCTCGTGGCGCTCGCGGTCGCCCACGCGGCTGGGCTCGTCGGGGTGCTCGCGGTGGTCCGCATGGGCGCGCCCGTCGGGGTCGTCGTCGTGACGGCCGCGCTCGCCGGCCTCGCGATGCCGCCGCTCGGCGCCGCCATGCGCGTCGTCTGGGCGGCGCTCGTGCCCGACGCGCGGATGCGGACGCGCGCCTACAGCCTCGACGCCGTGGGGGAGGAGGTCGTCTTCACCGTCGGGCCGCTCGTCGTGGCGGCCCTCGTGGCCGTCGCGGATCCCGAGGTCGCTGTCCTCGCGTCAGCCGCCGCGAGCGTGCTCGGCACCCTGGGCATGACGTCGTCGCGCCTGTCCCGGGCGCAGGGCGCGCGGCAGGCCCCGCCGGAGGGCCAGTCGACGCGAGACGGGCGTGCGCGTCGCCGGTCCGCGGATCCGCTCCGCCAGCCGCTCGTGATCCCCCTGCTCGTGACGCTGCTCGGGGTCGGCGCGGTGCTCGGATCCGTCGAGGTCGCCGTCGCGGCGCTGGCCGAGCGCGCGGGCAGCACGGCGCTCGCGGGGCCGCTGCTCGCCGCGTTCGCCGCGGGCAGCGCGGTCGGCGGTCTCGCGTACGGGACGCGCGCGTGGCGGGCGCCGGCGCGGATCCGCCTGGTCGTCCTCGTCGCGGCGATGCTCGCCGCGACGGCCGTGCTCGCCGCGGTCGCGTCCCGCGTCCCCGCCGCCCCTGACGCCCGCGCGCTCATCCTGCTCGCCGCCGCGCTCGTCCCCGTCGGCCTGTTCCTCGCGCCCGCGATGGTGACGGGCTACCTCCTGGCCGACGCGCAGACGGAGCCGTCGGTGCGGACCGAGGCATCAGCGTGGGTCAACACGGCCGTCAACACCGGGGTCGCGCTCGCGGCGGCCGCGGTCGGCGCGGTGGTGGACGCGGCGGGCCCGCTGGCCGGCATCGGGGTCGGCGTGGTCGCGGCGCTCGTCGTGACCGGGATCGCGGCGCCGGCGCTGCTGCGGCGACGCGCGACGGCGGAGCGAGCGGAGGCGGAGGCGGAGGCGGAGGCGCCAGCCGATGGGACCGCCTCCTAG
- a CDS encoding ArsR/SmtB family transcription factor gives MFDSRGAAVVGWRVPADETDLRDLRVIAHPLRLRLLSLCTRSPVSASEAARELGETQANVSYHLRRLREAGLLEDAGVERIRGGAARRYRHVPASGERLDALTGGSMPTVAAALAAELTRRAALHAEGTRPVITDAELTVSTSTWIRVQELARELGTVLHDDSARRPGDDDVAVSATLALFAMARGATAGQAPA, from the coding sequence ATGTTTGACAGTCGAGGCGCGGCCGTGGTCGGATGGCGCGTGCCCGCCGACGAGACCGACCTCCGCGACCTCCGCGTCATCGCCCACCCGCTGCGCCTCCGCCTCCTCTCGCTCTGCACGCGGTCGCCCGTGAGCGCGTCCGAGGCCGCGCGCGAGCTCGGCGAGACGCAGGCGAACGTGAGCTACCACCTGCGGCGGCTGCGCGAGGCCGGGCTGCTCGAGGACGCGGGCGTCGAGCGGATCCGTGGGGGAGCGGCCAGGCGCTACCGTCACGTTCCCGCGAGCGGGGAGCGGCTCGACGCCCTGACCGGGGGCAGCATGCCGACCGTGGCCGCCGCGCTCGCCGCGGAGCTGACCCGCCGCGCCGCGTTGCACGCGGAGGGCACGCGGCCGGTGATCACGGATGCCGAGCTCACGGTCTCGACCAGCACGTGGATTCGCGTGCAGGAGCTCGCCCGCGAGCTCGGCACCGTGCTCCACGACGACTCCGCGCGTCGCCCGGGCGACGACGACGTGGCGGTCAGCGCGACGCTCGCGCTGTTCGCGATGGCCCGGGGCGCGACCGCGGGTCAGGCCCCGGCGTGA
- a CDS encoding EamA family transporter: MALALGSAVAHTGWNALSKAGAGGGTAFVWLCTVLGALLVVPVAVAIVLAQGLVPAWSWLAAGAVGAALHGGYSLVLQAGYERGDVSVVYPVSRGIAPVLVAVLGVLLFGQRLGIPSGVGVLLIAVSVLLLLGDGSRAGAGSDVAWGALTGVVIAGYTLWDAAVVVAWGIPPVPYYAVVALLQLAMVTVVARRHLGVGVLRDRRRLGRAAAVGALIPLSYVLSLLALQHAPVGEVAALRSTSIVMSGVVAWVALGERVSARRVASTVLATGAVLLIAVSAT, translated from the coding sequence ATGGCGCTCGCGCTCGGATCGGCCGTCGCGCACACCGGCTGGAACGCGCTCAGCAAGGCCGGCGCGGGAGGCGGAACGGCGTTCGTGTGGCTGTGCACCGTGCTCGGCGCGCTGCTCGTCGTCCCGGTGGCCGTCGCGATCGTGCTCGCGCAGGGGCTCGTCCCCGCGTGGTCATGGCTCGCGGCCGGGGCGGTGGGCGCGGCACTGCACGGCGGCTACAGCCTCGTGCTCCAGGCGGGCTACGAGCGCGGCGACGTGAGCGTCGTCTACCCGGTGTCGCGCGGGATCGCGCCCGTTCTCGTCGCGGTGCTCGGCGTGCTCCTGTTCGGTCAGCGCCTCGGGATCCCCTCGGGCGTCGGGGTCCTCCTCATCGCCGTGTCGGTGCTGCTGCTCCTCGGCGACGGTTCCCGTGCGGGCGCCGGGTCGGATGTCGCCTGGGGCGCGCTCACCGGCGTGGTCATCGCCGGGTACACGCTCTGGGACGCGGCCGTGGTCGTCGCCTGGGGGATCCCCCCGGTGCCGTACTACGCGGTCGTCGCGCTGCTGCAGCTCGCCATGGTCACCGTCGTGGCCCGTCGGCACCTCGGCGTCGGCGTGCTCCGCGACCGACGCCGGCTCGGCCGGGCGGCGGCCGTCGGGGCGCTGATCCCGCTGTCGTACGTCCTCAGCCTGCTCGCGCTCCAGCACGCGCCCGTCGGCGAGGTCGCGGCGCTGCGGAGCACGAGCATCGTCATGTCGGGGGTCGTCGCGTGGGTCGCGCTGGGGGAGCGGGTGAGCGCCCGCCGCGTCGCGTCGACCGTGCTCGCGACCGGGGCCGTCCTGCTGATCGCGGTGTCGGCGACCTGA
- the menD gene encoding 2-succinyl-5-enolpyruvyl-6-hydroxy-3-cyclohexene-1-carboxylic-acid synthase, which translates to MLLALVREGVTDVVLCPGSRSQALALVAAELERVDGVRLHVRIDERAAAFLALGLGVESGRPAPVITTSGTAVANLHPAVLEAWHSGVPMLLVTADRPAELRGIASNQTTHQPGMFGERVACIDVPAPEGTDDDLAEDARIARDAYRRARDERTPVHVNAAFRDPLSVAVPDLAAAVAVAEARAAGHAEGAADPAPAADVLDLPHGPRTLVVAGHAAGEAAEELARTGGWPLAAEISSGSHFGPNLVVSFRELLARPGFGDRVERVVVFGHPTLTREVPLLVGRDDVEAIVVGSTGGEDYDPRHRVTAHPATVRVVGEPADPTEARRWLGTWVQESRAILDEAAAAESAPLVPAGTTPAERREFARAELAAVRADVTRRSLVRAVWQATWPHDRLVLGASRLIREADRALPGKHVRVHANRGLAGIDGTVSTGLGIALASQAGSGTSAAGVTRVLVGDLTLLHDVGSLLLGTGERVPRIQVIVGNDGGGTIFDGLEVSRTAAPAAIDRVMFTPQRVDLAALAAAYGWTHLRASTHGELEAALTTASTAPMLIEVPLVR; encoded by the coding sequence ATGCTGCTCGCGCTCGTCCGCGAGGGCGTCACCGACGTGGTGCTCTGCCCCGGATCCCGGTCGCAGGCCCTCGCGCTCGTCGCCGCGGAGCTGGAGCGCGTCGACGGCGTGCGCCTGCACGTGCGCATCGACGAGCGCGCCGCCGCGTTCCTCGCGCTCGGCCTCGGCGTCGAGTCCGGCCGGCCCGCGCCCGTGATCACCACCTCCGGCACCGCCGTCGCGAACCTGCACCCGGCGGTGCTCGAGGCGTGGCACTCCGGCGTCCCGATGCTGCTCGTCACCGCCGACCGGCCCGCCGAGCTCCGCGGCATCGCGAGCAACCAGACCACGCACCAGCCGGGGATGTTCGGGGAGCGCGTCGCTTGCATCGACGTGCCCGCGCCCGAGGGGACGGACGACGACCTCGCCGAGGACGCCCGCATCGCGCGCGACGCGTACCGCCGCGCCCGCGACGAGCGGACGCCCGTGCACGTGAACGCCGCGTTCCGGGATCCGCTCTCGGTCGCGGTGCCGGACCTCGCCGCCGCCGTCGCCGTCGCGGAGGCGCGCGCCGCGGGCCACGCGGAGGGTGCCGCCGATCCCGCGCCCGCCGCCGACGTCCTCGACCTCCCGCACGGACCCCGCACGCTCGTCGTGGCCGGCCATGCCGCGGGCGAGGCCGCCGAGGAGCTCGCGCGCACCGGGGGCTGGCCGCTCGCCGCCGAGATCTCCAGCGGATCCCACTTCGGCCCGAACCTCGTCGTGTCCTTCCGTGAGCTGCTCGCCCGCCCGGGCTTCGGCGACCGCGTGGAGCGCGTCGTCGTGTTCGGCCACCCGACCCTCACCCGCGAGGTCCCGCTGCTCGTGGGGCGCGACGACGTCGAGGCGATCGTCGTCGGGTCCACCGGCGGCGAGGACTACGACCCGCGCCACCGCGTCACCGCGCACCCGGCCACCGTGCGCGTGGTCGGCGAGCCCGCGGATCCGACCGAGGCCCGCCGCTGGCTCGGCACCTGGGTGCAGGAGAGCCGCGCGATCCTCGACGAGGCCGCCGCCGCGGAGTCCGCGCCGCTCGTCCCCGCCGGCACCACGCCCGCCGAGCGCCGCGAGTTCGCGCGCGCCGAGCTCGCCGCCGTGCGGGCCGACGTCACGCGCCGCAGCCTCGTCCGGGCGGTGTGGCAGGCCACCTGGCCGCACGACCGGCTCGTGCTCGGGGCGTCGCGCCTCATCCGCGAGGCCGACCGCGCGCTCCCCGGCAAGCACGTGCGCGTGCACGCGAACCGCGGCCTCGCCGGCATCGACGGCACCGTCTCCACGGGCCTCGGCATCGCGCTCGCGTCGCAGGCGGGATCCGGCACCTCCGCCGCGGGCGTCACGCGCGTCCTCGTCGGCGACCTCACGCTCCTGCACGACGTCGGCTCGCTGCTGCTCGGTACGGGCGAGCGCGTCCCGCGGATCCAGGTCATCGTGGGCAACGACGGCGGCGGCACCATCTTCGACGGCCTCGAGGTGTCCCGCACCGCCGCCCCCGCGGCCATCGACCGCGTCATGTTCACGCCGCAGCGCGTGGACCTCGCGGCGCTCGCCGCCGCCTACGGCTGGACGCACCTGCGCGCGTCGACCCACGGCGAGCTGGAGGCCGCGCTCACGACGGCGTCCACGGCGCCGATGCTCATCGAGGTGCCGCTGGTCCGGTAG
- a CDS encoding PLD nuclease N-terminal domain-containing protein, whose protein sequence is MPRLLIGLAVVIVFFTVFVIVDTSLTPRNRMRGLPKPAWIAVVVLVPLIGGILWLTIGKDRTDLARASGRRLGPDDDPDFLSGLGRARSEEERIRRLEQELADLDSSGDGDGSGPDGPTTPGGTGTAPRPSPDADDDRGAPGRRDA, encoded by the coding sequence ATGCCCCGCCTGTTGATCGGTCTCGCCGTCGTGATCGTGTTCTTCACGGTCTTCGTCATCGTGGACACCTCCCTGACGCCGCGGAACCGCATGCGCGGTCTCCCGAAGCCCGCGTGGATCGCGGTGGTCGTGCTCGTGCCCCTCATCGGCGGCATCCTGTGGCTCACGATCGGCAAGGACCGCACCGACCTGGCCCGCGCATCCGGCCGCCGCCTCGGCCCCGACGACGACCCCGACTTCCTCTCCGGCCTCGGGCGCGCGCGCTCGGAGGAGGAGCGGATCCGCCGCCTCGAGCAGGAGCTCGCCGACCTCGACAGCTCGGGCGACGGCGACGGCTCCGGCCCCGACGGTCCGACGACCCCCGGCGGCACGGGCACCGCCCCGCGGCCGAGCCCCGACGCCGACGACGACCGCGGCGCCCCCGGTCGCCGGGACGCCTGA
- a CDS encoding DUF4229 domain-containing protein, producing MSSRRYWLVYTVVRILLFAVPFGLVVAVSPDFWPLAAVIGAVVSFCGSYIFLRPQREAMAADLAAVAAGRRKPVEDDDSEDAAVDAAERRARADGSADAVGTPGAGTPDTAAAAPRADGEAERS from the coding sequence GTGAGTTCCCGTCGCTACTGGCTCGTCTACACCGTCGTCCGCATCCTCCTGTTCGCCGTGCCGTTCGGCCTGGTGGTCGCGGTGAGCCCCGACTTCTGGCCGCTCGCCGCGGTCATCGGCGCGGTGGTGTCGTTCTGCGGCTCCTACATCTTCCTGCGCCCCCAGCGCGAGGCCATGGCGGCGGATCTCGCGGCCGTCGCGGCCGGCCGCCGCAAGCCCGTGGAGGACGACGACTCCGAGGACGCCGCGGTCGACGCGGCCGAGCGACGGGCCCGCGCGGACGGATCCGCCGACGCCGTGGGCACCCCGGGCGCCGGCACGCCCGACACCGCGGCGGCGGCCCCGCGCGCGGACGGCGAGGCCGAGCGGAGCTGA
- a CDS encoding DUF1905 domain-containing protein — translation MTAGPLDLSFTAPIGVTVKGDLWACVEIPGSVELLGTGKAVKVVATVDGEPITAGLLPTGAGGHMLSISAKLRRKLGKDLGDAVAVHLTERLS, via the coding sequence GTGACCGCCGGACCCCTCGACCTCTCCTTCACGGCGCCCATCGGCGTCACCGTCAAGGGCGACCTGTGGGCGTGCGTCGAGATCCCCGGCTCGGTCGAGCTGCTCGGCACGGGGAAGGCCGTGAAGGTGGTCGCCACCGTCGACGGCGAGCCGATCACGGCGGGCCTGCTGCCCACCGGCGCAGGCGGGCACATGCTGTCGATCAGCGCGAAGCTGCGGCGGAAGCTCGGCAAGGACCTGGGCGACGCGGTCGCCGTCCACCTGACCGAGCGCCTGTCCTGA
- a CDS encoding 1,4-dihydroxy-2-naphthoate polyprenyltransferase, with translation MAQKKKRTRTAPSSAARTRPGTPAKARSGNPATSRKATARDWVSGARIRTLPLAVAPVAIGAGAARALGPDEGVSVGLALLCLAVAVLLQIGVNYANDYSDGIRGTDAVRVGPARLTGSGAAKPRTVLTVALTFFGLAAVAGLVIVLITGHWWLLAVGAVAIVAAYFYTGGKKPYGYAGLGDVVVFVFFGLVATAGTQFILIGTITGEGWLGGVAAGGFACAVLMVNNIRDIEQDGKVGKRTLAVRLGPRGSRIVYCVEIAIAYGIVVFFFLFYPKALLVLFTLVLALPAAIIACTGRTPKELILSLQLTSMAALTFGLGLGAAFAF, from the coding sequence GTGGCACAGAAGAAGAAGCGCACCCGCACGGCCCCCTCGTCCGCAGCACGCACCCGTCCGGGAACGCCCGCCAAGGCGCGTTCGGGGAACCCGGCGACGAGCCGCAAGGCGACGGCACGCGACTGGGTCTCCGGCGCCCGCATCCGCACCCTCCCGCTCGCCGTCGCCCCCGTCGCGATCGGCGCGGGAGCCGCCCGTGCGCTCGGCCCCGACGAGGGCGTCTCCGTCGGCCTCGCGCTCCTCTGCCTCGCCGTCGCGGTGCTGCTGCAGATCGGCGTGAACTACGCCAACGACTACTCCGACGGGATCCGGGGCACGGACGCCGTCCGCGTCGGCCCCGCCCGCCTCACCGGATCCGGCGCCGCGAAGCCCCGCACCGTGCTCACCGTCGCGCTCACGTTCTTCGGCCTCGCCGCCGTCGCGGGCCTCGTGATCGTGCTCATCACCGGCCACTGGTGGCTCCTCGCCGTCGGCGCCGTCGCGATCGTCGCGGCCTACTTCTACACCGGCGGGAAGAAGCCCTACGGATACGCCGGGCTCGGCGACGTGGTCGTCTTCGTCTTCTTCGGCCTGGTCGCGACCGCGGGCACGCAGTTCATCCTCATCGGCACGATCACGGGCGAGGGCTGGCTGGGCGGCGTCGCGGCCGGCGGCTTCGCGTGCGCGGTGCTGATGGTGAACAACATCCGCGACATCGAGCAGGACGGCAAGGTCGGCAAGCGCACCCTCGCCGTGCGCCTCGGCCCGCGCGGCTCGCGCATCGTCTACTGCGTCGAGATCGCGATCGCCTACGGGATCGTGGTGTTCTTCTTCCTCTTCTACCCGAAGGCGCTGCTGGTGCTGTTCACGCTCGTGCTGGCGCTGCCGGCCGCGATCATCGCGTGCACCGGCCGCACCCCCAAGGAGCTGATCCTCTCCCTGCAGCTCACGAGCATGGCCGCGCTCACGTTCGGCCTCGGCCTCGGGGCGGCGTTCGCGTTCTGA
- a CDS encoding histidine phosphatase family protein yields the protein MTGMNPATAKRLARDDVAPMYAEVDAAIARAEIPGTPEWQEKVRGRIVMVRHGQTEWSVNGRHTGTTDIPLTETGEGQARAVGAVLAGTEFGLVLASPRSRALRTAELIGYRDQAEVDDRLVEFDYGAYEGRTTADIQSERGHWDLWTDGVPAGDTPGETSQQVRDRVLQVLERVLPVLESGQDVLLVAHAHVIRALAVAWVGLPAEAGGILTLSTSTLSELGFEHGRHAIMRWNCPADGWAPSPVGGSR from the coding sequence ATGACCGGCATGAACCCCGCCACCGCCAAGCGCCTCGCCCGCGACGACGTCGCGCCGATGTACGCGGAGGTGGACGCCGCCATCGCGCGCGCGGAGATCCCCGGCACCCCGGAGTGGCAGGAGAAGGTCCGCGGCCGCATCGTCATGGTCCGCCACGGGCAGACCGAGTGGAGCGTCAACGGGCGCCACACCGGCACGACCGACATCCCCCTCACCGAGACGGGCGAGGGGCAGGCGCGCGCGGTCGGCGCCGTGCTCGCCGGTACCGAGTTCGGCCTGGTGCTCGCGAGCCCGCGGTCGCGCGCGCTCCGCACCGCCGAGCTCATCGGCTACCGCGACCAGGCCGAGGTCGACGACCGCCTCGTCGAGTTCGACTACGGCGCGTACGAGGGCCGCACCACCGCCGACATCCAGTCCGAGCGCGGCCACTGGGACCTCTGGACCGACGGCGTGCCCGCGGGCGACACCCCCGGCGAGACGTCCCAGCAGGTCCGCGACCGCGTCCTCCAGGTGCTCGAGCGCGTGCTGCCCGTGCTGGAGTCCGGCCAGGACGTGCTGCTGGTGGCGCACGCGCACGTGATCCGCGCGCTCGCCGTCGCGTGGGTCGGCCTGCCCGCGGAGGCCGGCGGCATCCTCACCCTCTCCACCTCCACGCTCAGCGAGCTCGGCTTCGAGCACGGCCGCCACGCGATCATGCGCTGGAACTGCCCGGCGGACGGCTGGGCGCCGTCGCCGGTGGGCGGCAGCCGGTAG
- a CDS encoding serine hydrolase: protein MVAAREDPLHRPRRAGGGAARHAGQEPTPCFRPAFRALGGLALDGMRVAARAVDLDSGDVVLSVDDHVALPAAGLGRVLLLVELSARMTAGDLSPLHLVDRKPDDEGGTAGLWRHLVVPSLPVTDLASLVGATGDAAATNALLGLVGLDAVRTRAESLGLRRTALLDVARGSRGPDDAPQLSVGSARELASLFASLVHGEVVDEETSTRVVGWLALNTDRSLVAASFGLDALVSRGGGEHGMALVDCTGVDAGVRAEAGVLRGPRGAVAYAVMVHFDDADLRARLAVRDALGVVGLDLLEHVH, encoded by the coding sequence ATGGTCGCCGCCCGCGAGGATCCGCTCCACCGCCCCCGACGCGCCGGGGGTGGTGCCGCGCGCCACGCGGGCCAGGAGCCGACCCCGTGCTTCCGCCCCGCCTTCCGCGCGCTCGGCGGCCTCGCCCTCGACGGGATGCGCGTCGCGGCCCGCGCCGTCGACCTCGACTCCGGCGACGTCGTGCTCTCGGTCGACGACCACGTGGCGCTGCCCGCCGCCGGCCTCGGCCGCGTGCTGCTCCTCGTCGAGCTGTCGGCGCGCATGACCGCGGGCGACCTGTCGCCGCTGCACCTCGTCGACCGGAAGCCGGACGACGAGGGCGGCACGGCGGGCCTCTGGCGCCACCTCGTGGTGCCGTCGCTGCCCGTCACCGACCTCGCGTCGCTCGTCGGCGCGACCGGCGACGCCGCCGCGACCAACGCGCTCCTCGGCCTCGTCGGCCTGGATGCGGTGCGTACGCGCGCCGAGTCGCTCGGCCTCCGCCGCACGGCCCTCCTCGACGTGGCGCGCGGCAGCCGCGGGCCGGACGACGCCCCGCAGCTCTCCGTCGGATCCGCCCGCGAGCTCGCGTCGCTCTTCGCCTCCCTCGTGCACGGCGAGGTGGTCGACGAGGAGACGAGCACGCGCGTCGTCGGATGGCTCGCGCTCAACACCGACCGGTCGCTGGTCGCGGCGTCCTTCGGGCTGGATGCGCTCGTCAGCCGCGGCGGCGGCGAGCACGGCATGGCGCTCGTGGACTGCACGGGCGTCGACGCGGGCGTGCGCGCCGAGGCGGGCGTGCTCCGGGGGCCGCGCGGCGCGGTCGCGTACGCCGTGATGGTGCACTTCGACGACGCCGACCTCCGCGCCCGCCTCGCCGTCCGCGACGCCCTGGGCGTGGTGGGGCTCGACCTGCTGGAGCACGTGCACTGA